TTCCTGCGGAGTGCTGCGCGAATCGGGATACTTCGTGAACGCAACGACCCATCAAAAGAAGGCTGACGGACCACTAGGTTGTGGTGACCTTTCACAGATGCCACGTCGAGATTCTACTTCTACGACGTTAACCTTTCGAGCGTCCCGCTTGTCGCTGCGCTTGGGTCTGATAAATACCCGTTTGCACGTCGCTACAGCAAATCTTTAACGCCGACTATTCGCAATGTCAACAGACCTAGGAAGCGGCCTGTACGGACCTGCGGGCTGGGACAAACGTCCTCGAATCATTCCTGCGAAGAGGATACACTCGCCAAGGCCTGAGACCAGGCGCGTTGACACTCCTCGAGGCTATTGTTATGCTAGCCGGTGCCAAGCGCGATGGGCCGACGGCCACAGGGCTCGCGTTTTTTTATGCCTCCATAGAACAAAGCCCGCTGCGACGTCGGCGGATTTTGTAGTGGCTGCGAGGTGAAGGGAGGGCCGATTGGAAGCTCACAGTGACAAACTCCTACACGACCTGGTCGAGCACGAAAAGGCGCTGGTCAGCAAAGTGGAAGAGGCCAAGCGGGACGCCACCGAGATCGTCGCCCAGGCCCAGCGGGAGGCTGCTCGGATCATGGCCGAGGCCGAGGCCGAAGCGGCGCGGCGCGCCGAAGAGCAGCAGGCCAGGAGCAGGGCCGAGGCCGAGGCTTCGCACCGGGCTGTGCTCGAGGCCGTTCGGGCCGAAGTGGATGAGGCCAGGGCGGGCATGGACAGCCGTTTCGAGGCGGCGGTGGTGCGGGTGATGGAGCGTGTCGTGCCGTGATCGCGGCCATGGATCAGATCCTGGTGGTCGGCCGCAAAAAGCGGGTGCAGGAGGTGTTGACGAGTCTCCAGGACCTGGGCGCCGTTCACGTCGATCCCCTGGACAACGTTCCTCTGGAACGTTTTCGCCTGAGCGAAACCGATCGCCAGGAAAAGGAGAGTTGGGACGCGGTGCTCGCCCGGACCAGGACGCTCTTGACCGCCTTGCCCACGCCGGACGCGAACGCGACCGGCAAGGTGGAGTTGCCGCGGGATGCCGCTGACATCGACCTTTACCTTCGTGAGCTCGGCGAGAAGGTCGACGCCCTCGTCGCCGAGCGCGTCGATATCTCCGATGAACTCGACGTGATCGGCGACTACCTGCGGCTGTTCAGGGGCATCGGGCTCAGCCTGGCGCAGCTCGAGGGCCGGCGCTATATCGACGGCGCGACCTTCTTCGTGGCCAACCAGGAAGAACTGAGCCGTGTCCGGGAGGCACTCGGCGAGGCCTTGGAGGGGCGCTTCGAGCTGTCGAGCAAGGCCCAGGGCAAGGGTTTGATGGTGCTGGTGGCGGTGTTGAAGCGCGACCGCGAGCTCTTGCGCACCACCTTGAGCCGCCAGGGGATCGCCGAACTAAGGCTGCCCGACCGCTACGCCCACTTGGGCATCGCCAAGGCGCTGCACACCATGGAGGAGCGCGCCCAGAGTCTGCCCCGGCGCAAGGCCGATATCGACGACGAACTCGCCGCCCTAGCCGACAAGCATCACGCCAACGGCGTCACCTTGCAGACGCGGGCGACCGACCAGCGGGCGCGCTACGAGACGCTCGAGGACTTGGCTGCGGGTGTTTACTCCTTTGCTCTGCAGGGGTGGGTGCCGAGCACGGAGGGCGAGCGGGTCGCCAGCGCGCTACAAAGGAAGTTTGGCGACGGCGTCATCGTCTCGTCGCGCCCGGCCGACGAGCACCACGACCACAGCGTGCCGGTCAAGCTCCACAACTCGCCGCTGGTCAGGCCCTTCGAGATTCTCCTCAATGTCTTCGACCCGCCCAAGTACGGCGGCTTCGATCCGACCTGGGTGGTGGCCCTGTTCTTCCCGCTCATCTTCGGGATGATCGTCGGCGACATGGCCTTCGGCCTCATCTTCTTGCTTATCGGCGTGCTCCTGCGCGCCCGCGCCAGCCGGGGCAGGGAGCTCAACCTGGGTGTCCTCGGCATCACCATCTTGCCCGAACCCCTTAGAAGCGTCGGCACCATCATCAACTGGGCGGCCTTCTGGACGGTTGTCTTCGGCTTCATCTACGGCGAGTTCTTCGGGACCTTCTTGGAGTACTGGCCGCGCGACAATCCGGTTTTCTACCACGGCGACCATCACGGCATGATTCCCATCCTGCTCTTCAGGGTCGAGGAGTTCGCGCCGGTCATGCTGATCGCCCTGGCGCTCGGCATCATCCAGATCCTCTTCGGCTGGAGCATCCGTGCCTACTACGGCTATAAGCACCGCGACATGAAGCACTTCTGGGAAGGCATCGGCATGGTGGCAGGTTTGATCGGCCTCGTTGTCTTTGCCGCCTCGCTGATCAGCGGTGAGACCACCCCGCTCATGACCGCCGTCACCGTGCTCGGCTTCGGCATCTTTGTGGTCTCGGTCTTCGTGACCCGGGCGCCGCTCATGGTCGTCGAGCTCATCGCCAACGGCGGCAACATCTTGAGCTACCTGCGTATTTTCGCCGTCGGCCTGTCGGCGGCGCTCATCGCGGCGCTCGCCACCCAGCTCGGCTTCGCCATCGCGGACGCCATCCCCAACCTGCTGGGGGTCGTCCTGGGCATTCTGGTGGGCGTCTTCATCAATCTGCTGGCCGTCACTATCAAAATCATCGCCTACACCATGCAGCCCTTGCGTTTGCAATACGTAGAGTTCTTTTCCAAGTTTGGCTTTCACGACGAAAGCGGACGCGCCTACAGGCCGTTTCGTATTATGG
This Deinococcota bacterium DNA region includes the following protein-coding sequences:
- a CDS encoding V-type ATP synthase subunit I, yielding MIAAMDQILVVGRKKRVQEVLTSLQDLGAVHVDPLDNVPLERFRLSETDRQEKESWDAVLARTRTLLTALPTPDANATGKVELPRDAADIDLYLRELGEKVDALVAERVDISDELDVIGDYLRLFRGIGLSLAQLEGRRYIDGATFFVANQEELSRVREALGEALEGRFELSSKAQGKGLMVLVAVLKRDRELLRTTLSRQGIAELRLPDRYAHLGIAKALHTMEERAQSLPRRKADIDDELAALADKHHANGVTLQTRATDQRARYETLEDLAAGVYSFALQGWVPSTEGERVASALQRKFGDGVIVSSRPADEHHDHSVPVKLHNSPLVRPFEILLNVFDPPKYGGFDPTWVVALFFPLIFGMIVGDMAFGLIFLLIGVLLRARASRGRELNLGVLGITILPEPLRSVGTIINWAAFWTVVFGFIYGEFFGTFLEYWPRDNPVFYHGDHHGMIPILLFRVEEFAPVMLIALALGIIQILFGWSIRAYYGYKHRDMKHFWEGIGMVAGLIGLVVFAASLISGETTPLMTAVTVLGFGIFVVSVFVTRAPLMVVELIANGGNILSYLRIFAVGLSAALIAALATQLGFAIADAIPNLLGVVLGILVGVFINLLAVTIKIIAYTMQPLRLQYVEFFSKFGFHDESGRAYRPFRIMGGK